One Candidatus Hydrogenedentota bacterium DNA segment encodes these proteins:
- a CDS encoding ATPase, T2SS/T4P/T4SS family, whose product RQDPDIILVGEMRDLDTIEAAVTAAETGHLVFATLHTTGAVRTIDRIVDAFPTNQQEQIRTQLAGNLKSVISQALLPRKGGFGRVAAFEVMITTPAIQNLIRENKSYRITSSIQTGHKYGMNLLDEHLLALYRKGIVTYEVAAGKAQNLEEFRDAAIKLGLDDAPKPEEEGAVNVRQT is encoded by the coding sequence TGCGTCAGGACCCCGACATCATTCTGGTGGGGGAAATGCGCGACCTGGATACGATTGAGGCGGCGGTCACGGCGGCTGAGACCGGTCACTTGGTGTTTGCCACGCTGCACACGACGGGTGCGGTCCGTACCATCGACCGTATCGTGGACGCGTTTCCTACGAACCAGCAGGAGCAGATCCGCACGCAGCTCGCCGGTAACCTGAAGTCCGTGATTTCGCAGGCGCTTTTGCCCCGTAAAGGGGGGTTTGGGCGTGTGGCGGCGTTCGAGGTGATGATCACCACGCCGGCCATTCAGAACCTGATACGCGAGAACAAGTCGTACCGTATCACGTCCTCGATTCAAACAGGGCACAAGTATGGCATGAATCTGCTGGATGAACACTTGTTGGCGCTGTATCGCAAAGGCATCGTCACGTACGAAGTGGCTGCGGGTAAAGCCCAGAATCTCGAGGAATTCCGGGATGCCGCGATTAAGCTAGGCCTGGACGACGCGCCGAAGCCTGAAGAAGAGGGCGCGGTGAATGTCCGTCAGACGTAA